The Malaclemys terrapin pileata isolate rMalTer1 chromosome 20, rMalTer1.hap1, whole genome shotgun sequence genome contains the following window.
CAGCGAGTTAATCAGTGACCGGGGAGGCAGCCTGTGGCCAGCTATAAGGTCCGGGGGCCATTAGCCGCGGGGCACTGCCGGACACCTCCTGAGGCAGCCGGGCCGTGCGGGCAGCGCTGACCCCAGCCGAGGAGGATGGAGCCTGGTGCCGTGTTGATCACGGGCtgccttcttctcctcctcttcctcctcctcttccgaTCCTCGTCGGGCCAGGGCCCAGGACGCCTCCCCCCggggccagcccccctgcccgTGCTGGGGAACCTGACCCAGAATGTCCTCCCGCTCTACCGATCCTACCGCTGGGTAAGGAAAAGGGCTGGGCCCGGGCGCCGGGGCCAAAGGTGGCTCCCACCCAGTCTGGCAGGCGTCTTGCTTTCTATCTGCAGGTGCAATGGAGTTACCGATTGCCCTGcccacccctctgtccatccccatccccactcctcgaTCTAGCTCCCCGTCCCCCGCCAGCTCCCCACGGTCTAGCCAGCCTAaaattgccaaccctccaggcttGTCCTGGAGTCTGCAGGAATTAAAGGTTAATTGGGTCATGTGATGAGTCCTCCAGAGATCAGAACCAAAATTGGCAGCCCCAGggcccggggggagagggggttgaaTCAGGGGGTGTGACCAAAGCACTGTGCAGCTATTCTCTGCCCCCCAAGGGCCCATAGGGGGCGGATcgggggcgtggccagagcgCACTGAGCTGTGGCTGTTCTCTGCCCCCTAAGGGCCCATAGGGGGCGGATcgggggcgtggccagagcgCACTGAGCTGTGGCTGTTCTCTGCCCCCCTAGGGCCCATAGGGGGCGGATcgggggcgtggccagagcgCACTGAGCTGTGGCTGTTCTCTGCCCCCCCAGGGCCTATAGGTGGTGGATCACGAGttacagcagccctgaggctgctctaaattacactgggGGCCAGGCATGGTGCAAGAAGCGCAAAgcaaagagatgggggaaagcaaagttgctttcccccatctctgccctgaggggaaactgaggctaaaGCCGCCATAGGTAGAAACAGCGGGGTCCCCCTATTTCTTGATTAATTCCCTCCCATGCCCCATTTTGCTGTCTTACCCTCCCCCTCCCGCTGCaattcccacccccagctctgccaggaaTACGGTCCCATCTTCACCGTCTGGCTGGGGCCGAGGCCCACGGTGGTGCTGTGTGGGTACGAGGTGGTGCACGACGCCCTGGTGGAGCACAGCGAGGAATTCAGCGGCCGGGCACCCATCCCCTTGCTCAAGCAGTTGACGCAGGGGTACGGTGAGTGCCTGCCGCTGGAGATTACCACCACCTTCTTtggccttttttggggggggggcgagagatGATGAAAAACCTCAAATAAGTGTACAGAAAAATggttgctttttttccctctttctcttttcacagccaggagcacccatttCCCAACTAACCTCAGGAAGTGGTTGTTTGTGTGACCCATGCTAACCTAACGCAGTGGTTGgggatctaatggttagagctgggagtgggaatgggggggctggaagccaggactcctgggttaaatatggagatatgcctatctcatggaactggaagggaccttgaaaggtcattgagttgagtccagtcccctgccttcactagcaggaccaagtactgattttgccccagagccctaagtgcccccccctcaaggattgaactcacaaccctgggttgctcaaaccactgagctatccctcccccatttctagcccagctctgggaggggagtggggggctggtggttagagcagggggggagctgggagccaggactcctgggttctatctcagctctgggaggggagtggggtctagtggttagagcaggggggagctgggagccaggactcctgggttctatctcagctctgggaggggagtggggtctagtggttagagcaggggggagctgggagccaggactcctgggttctatcccagctctgggaggggagtgggggctggtggttagagcagagggggctggaagccaggactcctgggttctatctcagctctgggaggggagtggggtctagtggttagagcaggggggagctgggagccaggactcctgggttctatcccagctctgggaggggagtggggtccagtggttagagccggggtgggtgggaagtaggactcctgggttctatccccagctctgggagaggagtggggtctagtggttagagcagggggggctggaagccaggactcctgggttctctctccagctctgggaggggagtggggtccagtggttagagcaggggtgggtgggaagtaggactcctgggttctatcccagctctggaagAGGAGCCGGGGCCTCTGTTAACGACATTAGATGACGTCCCCCCGGTGCTGTGGCAGGATTCGTTAACACCAACGGAGAGCGCTGGAGGCAGCTGCGTCGGTTCACCCTCACCACCCTCCGGAACTTGGGCATGGGCAAGAGGCCGCTGGAGCAGCGGGTACAGGAGGAGGCGCAGCACCTTGCCCAAGCTGTGGCTGACAAACAAGGTGAGCAGCGGCGTGCCTGATGCTGCCACACGggcacagagcagcagccccCGCCAGTGAGCCTCGGGCACCCGACGGCGAGTCCTGGGAGCCCTGGCTCTGTAAGGGAAGTGTCTgagagtggttagagcagggagcaggagctGTCAGGActccagctgcaggaggggagtggggtctagtggttagagcaggagggtctgggagcccggactcctgggttctatccccagctgtgggaagggagtggggtctagtggttagaactggGTGAGCTCgcagtccagactcctgggttctatccccagctcggggtggggcggagccaggactcctgggttctatcccagctctgggaggggagttgggtctagtggttgggggaggggtggtagccaggactcctggacgCTCTCTGGTCTTCCCATCTGGGGCTTGTTCCCTGCTGtctgtttccccccctccccgtcgCAGGGCACGCGTTCGACCCAGTGCCCGACCTCACCCGGGCCGTCGCCAACGTCATCTGCTCCGTGGTGATGGGGACCCGATTCAGCAGCGACAACGAGGAATTCCAGGAGCTCCAGCGGCTCATCATGTCCTACATGTGCTACTTCCGCTCCCTCCCGGCGCAGGTACCCAGGGGCCCAATGCTCCCAGCCCCAAACCACCAAACCAGCCGCTCGCTGGGCTGCGGCCCCCTCTCTCTGGGCACAGCCACTAGCCCATTCCTGCGGCCGGGACGTACCTTCAGCGGGTCGGGAATTCTTCGACAAACCGGTTTCCCCTTGGAAAACGCCGATTCCCCGGTGTGGGGAAAGGGCCCGTTTTGGTGAATTCCCCACTTCCGAAAAACTTGTCCCCTCCGGCGCGGACagtttttgaaaggaaaaagttCCAGGGTTTTGCGTCCACATGACTTTTCACTGCCAAGCCTCTGTGAATTTGTCTCAAAAGCAAACGCAGACGAGGCGGGCGCCGAAATGAATCTTTCGACGGCCCCGTGCTGGAAGTTCTCTCGCCCCCGGTTTGGGTTTGTGAGGATTTGCGTGATATCCCGATTGAGGGCAGGACATTTTTTCCGCTGCTCACCAGAGGGGAAAgccatttcccagccagctctgctcagcagcctccggggggaaactgaggcagcgagGGGTGGTGCCTGGGCACCCAGACGCCCAGCAGATGAGTGGCAGCGGTGGGATGAGAACCCAGGGCTGCTGAATTCCAGCCCAGCGCTTTAgcctcccttctccctgcctgcTATTAAccgtcaccccctcccccccatctctgcccatctctgccccatctctctgctcccccccactccccgcgcAGCTGTACAATACCTTCCCGGGTATCGTGCACTTCCTGCCCGGCCAACACTGGCGGATCTTCAGGGAATACGAGCGCTTCAGAGCCTTCATCCAGGCCCAGATGGAGTCCCACCGGCGCAGCCTGGATCCCAGCACCCCCCGCGACCTCATCGACTACTTCTTCCTGCAGCAGGCCAAGGTGAGGGGCGTCCCGGGGGACAGGAGGAGTCAGCGGCAGAGGAGGGGACCGCGGCTGGAATTCAGTTCCATTGGTTGGGGGGGGTTGATGGGATCCTGCAGCTAGATCCCCATAGatacccctgcaccccctccccacacatgccTCCGCCCACCCGGCCATCCCCATGGACACCCCTCAACCCACCCCAATCCCCATGGACACCCCTCAATCCAcccatccccctgcccatcccccatggACACCCCTCAACCCACCCCCTCACCCATCCATCCCTATGGACACCCCtcaacccacacacccacaccaaTCCCCATGGACACCCCTCAATCCACCCATCCCCCCGCCCATCCCCCATGGACACCCCTCAACCCACACCAATCCCCCACCATACACTCCCCATGGACACCCCTCAACCCACCCCCTCACCCATCCATCCCTATGGACACCCCTCAACCCACACAC
Protein-coding sequences here:
- the LOC128826765 gene encoding cytochrome P450 2C23-like, which translates into the protein MEPGAVLITGCLLLLLFLLLFRSSSGQGPGRLPPGPAPLPVLGNLTQNVLPLYRSYRWLCQEYGPIFTVWLGPRPTVVLCGYEVVHDALVEHSEEFSGRAPIPLLKQLTQGYGFVNTNGERWRQLRRFTLTTLRNLGMGKRPLEQRVQEEAQHLAQAVADKQGHAFDPVPDLTRAVANVICSVVMGTRFSSDNEEFQELQRLIMSYMCYFRSLPAQLYNTFPGIVHFLPGQHWRIFREYERFRAFIQAQMESHRRSLDPSTPRDLIDYFFLQQAKERGKEQTEFEDQNLLALVSSLFVAGIETTSNTVQFALLVIGKFPDMQARVHGELDREVGRARPPALEDRLRLPYTNAVLHELQRYVDVVPTSLPHTTTRPTPFRGYLIPQGTTIIPLLASVHFDPASWETPEDFNPGHFLDENGAFRKRDTAMPFSAGKRMCPGEGLAKAEIFLFITTLLQSFTLELLTDPGALDLASLRRAFRGQGLSYKLRAVPRPV